A region of Sparus aurata chromosome 8, fSpaAur1.1, whole genome shotgun sequence DNA encodes the following proteins:
- the c2cd5 gene encoding C2 domain-containing protein 5 isoform X18, which yields MPLHPQQPSAFSLQRPETVPELLCLCSHSHLHWPVFGEDLLSSSGPPTPFRALPTSSSSPPPLSPSKPCSRQSSSSDTDLSLTPKTGMGSGGSAGKEAGPLKTLLRQQTQTALEQRGASSSGLLLNAREFPFFTLTSFPPGFLVHVGGVVSARSVKLLDRIHNPALGNTRSYKLLDWNSVTADEPETRDAWWEEIRQEIKSHAKALGCHAVVGYSESTSICEEVCILSASGTAAILNPRYMREGCLDIGIVDHRFEDPSPPSCGFCHIPYDELNMPFPTQLTYCYHCRRQKVPDVLFTTIDLPPEAAVTGKGCLIQARLCRLKKKAQGEVNATAISNLLPFMEYELHTQLMNKLKLRSMNALFGLRIQISIGENMLLGLASATGVYLTALPAPGGIQIAGKTPGDLSNEHHILTIQKRINDTIAKNKEIYQINPPKLFALDPEVFCGTNMELTEEVVGSPIPEPRQRSRLFRSHSESSDEVSELDLSHGKKDAFVLEIDDTDAVEDIHSLLTDATIPTGFNSCNTEIMPGIYNWTSAVQMFTSVRVFRLSNANLTNQGLNKIFTDLCENLLKSFYFKLRSMIPCCLCHLNFTVAVPEEELIQVAVTAVAMTYDKDQTQEKPAEKPITKGCIETEEQLQFPMELCADSSSTNTQLSSKISGVQETTNVSSRAASVDYGSFADRCSTWLELLRLKAHTIRRGSVKTSRRTQSLAHSVSSLERSSPVPDGRSRSLRSTRGFGGSSVTVVKMTPLSFLPGTRIIKYLGIINMFFIRETTSLREEGGVSGFLHSFIAEVFAMVRAHVAALGGNAVVSYSMKECVFMENPNKNQAQCLINVSGDAVICVRETDQEPVPSNIGQTCTSETDGAT from the exons ATGCCGCTCCACCCACAACAGCCCAGTGCATTCAGCCTGCAGCGCCCAGAGACTGTCCCAGaacttctctgtctctgttcccACTCTCATCTTCACTG GCCGGTATTTGGTGAGGACCTGCTCTCGTCCTCTGGCCCACCAACCCCTTTCAGAGCACTacccacctcctcttcctctcctccccccctctctccctccaagCCATGCAGCCGCCAGTCCTCATCATCAGACACAGACCTCAGTTTGACGCCCAAGACGG GAATGGGCAGCGGGGGCAGCGCTGGGAAGGAGGCTGGGCCTCTGAAGACCCTGCTCAGACAACAGACGCAGACGGCTCTCGAGCAGAGG GGAGCGTCCTCCTCTGGGTTATTGTTAAACGCCAGG GAGTTCCCCTTCTTCACCTTGACGTCTTTCCCACCTGGTTTTCTGGTTCATGTGGGTGGAGTGGTCAGCGCTCGCTCTGTCAAACTGCTGGACCGTATACACAACCCTG CCTTGGGTAACACGCGCTCATACAAACTGCTAGACTGGAATAGTGTCACTGCAG aTGAGCCAGAGACTCGCGATGCCTGGTGGGAGGAGATTCGTCAGGAGATCAAATCTCATGCCAAAGCTCTTGGTTGCCATGCTGTTGTGGGGTACAGCGAGAGCACTAGCATCTG CGAGGAGGTGTGTATCCTGTCAGCATCAGGCACAGCAGCCATCCTCAATCCTCGGTATATGCGTGAAGGCTGCCTAGACATCGGGATCGTCGACCACAG GTTTGAGGACCCGTCACCCCCGAGTTGTGGCTTCTGTCACATCCCGTATGATGAACTCAACATGCCCTTTCCAACCCAGCTCACCTACTGTTACCACTGCAGACGACAAAAG GTTCCTGATGTGCTGTTCACAACAATCGACCTGCCACCAGAGGCAGCTGTCACAGGGAAGGGCTGCCTTATCCAggccag GCTGTGTCGTCTGAAAAAGAAGGCTCAGGGTGAAGTGAATGCAACGGCCATCTCCAACCTGCTGCCCTTCATGGAATACGAGCTCCACACTCAGCTGatgaacaaactgaagctgcgaAGCATGAACGCTCTGTTTGGCTTACGCATCCAGATCAGTATCGGAGAGAACATGCTCCTGGGGCTGGCT TCTGCTACAGGAGTCTACCTGACAGCCCTACCGGCACCTGGGGGCATCCAGATAGCAGGAAAGACTCCGGGTGACCTGAGCAATGAGCACCACATCCTGACCATCCAGAAACGGATCAATGACACCATAGCCAAGAACAAAGAGATCTATCAAATAAACCCTCCG AAATTATTTGCCCTGGACCCTGAGGTGTTCTGCGGCACAAACATG GAGCTGACAGAGGAAGTGGTGGGCTCTCCGATTCCTGAGCCAAGGCAACGTTCCAGACTTTTCCGCTCACACTCGGAAAGCTCAGACGAAGTGTCAGAACTGGACCTCTCACATGGAAAGAAGGATGCCTTTGTCCTGGAG ATTGATGACACTGATGCTGTGGAGGACATCCACTCCCTCCTCACTGATGCTACGATCCCCACAG GGTTCAACAGCTGCAACACTGAGATCATGCCTGGAATCTACAACTGGACATCAGCAGTTCAG ATGTTTACATCAGTGAGGGTCTTTAGGTTGAGTAATGCCAATCTCACTAACCAAGGCTTGAACAAGATCTTCACCGACCTATGTGAGAATCTGCTGAAG AGTTTTTACTTCAAGCTGCGCTCTATGATCCCCTGCTGTCTTTGTCATCTCAACTTTACCGTAGCAGTGCCAGAAGAAGAACTTATACAG GTCGCAGTGACAGCGGTTGCTATGACGTATGATAAAGACCAGACTCAGGAGAAGCCAGCAGAAAAGCCCATCACCAAAG GGTGCATCGAGACTGAAGAGCAGCTACAGTTTCCCATGGAGTTGTGCGCAGACTCGTCATCCACCAACACTCAGCTGTCGTCCAAAATCTCAG gtgtCCAAGAGACTACCAACGTCTCATCTAGAG CTGCCTCCGTTGATTACGGTTCCTTTGCAGACAGATGCAGCACCTGGCTAGAGCTGCTTAGGCTGAAAGCTCACACCATAAGACGAGGATCAGTTAAGACAAGTAGGAGGACACAGTCTCTAGCACACTCTG TCTCATCGTTGGAGCGCTCCAGTCCGGTTCCTGATGGACGTTCGCGCTCACTGCGCTCCACCCGCGGGTTTGGAGGCAGTTCGGTCACCGTGGTGAAGATGACGCCGCTTTCCTTCCTGCCTGGGACACGCATCATTAAATACCTTGGgatcatcaacatgttttttatcagagagacaacatcgCTGCGGGAG GAAGGTGGTGTCAGTGGCTTCCTCCATTCATTCATAGCAGAAGTGTTTGCGATGGTTCGAGCTCATGTAGCAGCCCTGGGTGGGAATGCAGTAGTGTCCTACAGCAtgaaagagtgtgtgtttatggaaaATCCAAACAAGAACCAG GCTCAGTGTCTCATCAATGTGAGTGGTGATGCTGTCATCTGTGTCAGGGAAACCGACCAGGAGCCCGTACCCTCAAATATCGGACAGACCTGCACGAGCGAAACAGACGGGGCTACATGA
- the c2cd5 gene encoding C2 domain-containing protein 5 isoform X14, producing MPGKLKAKIVAGRHLPVMDRASDLTDAFVEVKFGNTTFKTDVCPKSLNPQWNSEWFKFEVDDEDLQDEPLQVTVLDHDTYSANDAIGKVYIDIDPLLCNEAASVISGWFPIYDTIHGIRGEINVLVKVELFNDLNRFRQSSCGVKFFCTTSIPRCYRAAMVHGFVEELVVNEDPEYQWIDRIRTPRASNEARQRLISLMSGELQRKIGLKVLEMGGNAVVGYLQCFDLEGESGLVVRAIGTACTLDKLSSGSAPNTATHTHPNTAPASNACNSPSKDGKEPVFGEDLLSSSGPPTPFRALPTSSSSPPPLSPSKPCSRQSSSSDTDLSLTPKTGMGSGGSAGKEAGPLKTLLRQQTQTALEQREFPFFTLTSFPPGFLVHVGGVVSARSVKLLDRIHNPDEPETRDAWWEEIRQEIKSHAKALGCHAVVGYSESTSICEEVCILSASGTAAILNPRYMREGCLDIGIVDHRFEDPSPPSCGFCHIPYDELNMPFPTQLTYCYHCRRQKVPDVLFTTIDLPPEAAVTGKGCLIQARLCRLKKKAQGEVNATAISNLLPFMEYELHTQLMNKLKLRSMNALFGLRIQISIGENMLLGLASATGVYLTALPAPGGIQIAGKTPGDLSNEHHILTIQKRINDTIAKNKEIYQINPPELTEEVVGSPIPEPRQRSRLFRSHSESSDEVSELDLSHGKKDAFVLEIDDTDAVEDIHSLLTDATIPTGFNSCNTEIMPGIYNWTSAVQMFTSVRVFRLSNANLTNQGLNKIFTDLCENLLKSFYFKLRSMIPCCLCHLNFTVAVPEEELIQVAVTAVAMTYDKDQTQEKPAEKPITKGCIETEEQLQFPMELCADSSSTNTQLSSKISGVQETTNVSSRAASVDYGSFADRCSTWLELLRLKAHTIRRGSVKTSRRTQSLAHSVSSLERSSPVPDGRSRSLRSTRGFGGSSVTVVKMTPLSFLPGTRIIKYLGIINMFFIRETTSLREEGGVSGFLHSFIAEVFAMVRAHVAALGGNAVVSYSMKECVFMENPNKNQAQCLINVSGDAVICVRETDQEPVPSNIGQTCTSETDGAT from the exons ATGCCTGGGAAACTGAAGGCCAAAATTGTGGCAGGGCGCCACTTGCCTGTGATGGACAGAGCCAGTGACCTTACTGACGCATTTGTAGAG GTTAAGTTTGGAAACACAACTTTCAAAACTGATGTCTGTCCCAAGTCTCTCAATCCACAGTGGAACTCGGAGTGGTTCAAATTTGAG GTCGATGATGAGGATTTGCAGGACGAGCCATTGCAGGTCACAGTGTTGGACCACGATACTTACAGTGCTAATGATGCCATAGGGAAAGTTTACATTGACATCGACCCGCTGCTGTGCAATGAGGCTGCTTCTGTCATCTCTGGCTGGTTTCCGATCTATGATACCATCCACG GTATCCGAGGGGAGATCAATGTCCTTGTCAAAGTGGAGCTTTTTAATGATTTGAACCGATTCAGACAGTCTTCCTGCGGAGTCAAGTTCTTCTGCA CCACATCCATACCACGGTGCTACCGGGCAGCGATGGTGCACGGATTTGTGGAGGAACTTGTGGTGAATGAAGATCCAGAGTACCAGTGGATTGACCGCATTAGAACTCCTCGGGCCTCCAATGAGGCCCGTCAGAGGCTTATTTCTCTTATGTCTG GAGAGCTGCAGAGGAAAATAGGGCTTAAGGTACTGGAGATGGGCGGGAACGCAGTGGTGGGCTACTTGCAGTGTTTTGACCTGGAGGGAGAGTCTGGCCTAGTGGTTCGGGCTATAGGTACTGCCTGCACATTGGACAAACTCAGCTCTGGAAGTGCCCCCAACACTGCCACACATACGCACCCTAACACAGCCCCTGCCTCCAATGCCTGTAATTCCCCTTCAAAGGATGGAAAGGA GCCGGTATTTGGTGAGGACCTGCTCTCGTCCTCTGGCCCACCAACCCCTTTCAGAGCACTacccacctcctcttcctctcctccccccctctctccctccaagCCATGCAGCCGCCAGTCCTCATCATCAGACACAGACCTCAGTTTGACGCCCAAGACGG GAATGGGCAGCGGGGGCAGCGCTGGGAAGGAGGCTGGGCCTCTGAAGACCCTGCTCAGACAACAGACGCAGACGGCTCTCGAGCAGAGG GAGTTCCCCTTCTTCACCTTGACGTCTTTCCCACCTGGTTTTCTGGTTCATGTGGGTGGAGTGGTCAGCGCTCGCTCTGTCAAACTGCTGGACCGTATACACAACCCTG aTGAGCCAGAGACTCGCGATGCCTGGTGGGAGGAGATTCGTCAGGAGATCAAATCTCATGCCAAAGCTCTTGGTTGCCATGCTGTTGTGGGGTACAGCGAGAGCACTAGCATCTG CGAGGAGGTGTGTATCCTGTCAGCATCAGGCACAGCAGCCATCCTCAATCCTCGGTATATGCGTGAAGGCTGCCTAGACATCGGGATCGTCGACCACAG GTTTGAGGACCCGTCACCCCCGAGTTGTGGCTTCTGTCACATCCCGTATGATGAACTCAACATGCCCTTTCCAACCCAGCTCACCTACTGTTACCACTGCAGACGACAAAAG GTTCCTGATGTGCTGTTCACAACAATCGACCTGCCACCAGAGGCAGCTGTCACAGGGAAGGGCTGCCTTATCCAggccag GCTGTGTCGTCTGAAAAAGAAGGCTCAGGGTGAAGTGAATGCAACGGCCATCTCCAACCTGCTGCCCTTCATGGAATACGAGCTCCACACTCAGCTGatgaacaaactgaagctgcgaAGCATGAACGCTCTGTTTGGCTTACGCATCCAGATCAGTATCGGAGAGAACATGCTCCTGGGGCTGGCT TCTGCTACAGGAGTCTACCTGACAGCCCTACCGGCACCTGGGGGCATCCAGATAGCAGGAAAGACTCCGGGTGACCTGAGCAATGAGCACCACATCCTGACCATCCAGAAACGGATCAATGACACCATAGCCAAGAACAAAGAGATCTATCAAATAAACCCTCCG GAGCTGACAGAGGAAGTGGTGGGCTCTCCGATTCCTGAGCCAAGGCAACGTTCCAGACTTTTCCGCTCACACTCGGAAAGCTCAGACGAAGTGTCAGAACTGGACCTCTCACATGGAAAGAAGGATGCCTTTGTCCTGGAG ATTGATGACACTGATGCTGTGGAGGACATCCACTCCCTCCTCACTGATGCTACGATCCCCACAG GGTTCAACAGCTGCAACACTGAGATCATGCCTGGAATCTACAACTGGACATCAGCAGTTCAG ATGTTTACATCAGTGAGGGTCTTTAGGTTGAGTAATGCCAATCTCACTAACCAAGGCTTGAACAAGATCTTCACCGACCTATGTGAGAATCTGCTGAAG AGTTTTTACTTCAAGCTGCGCTCTATGATCCCCTGCTGTCTTTGTCATCTCAACTTTACCGTAGCAGTGCCAGAAGAAGAACTTATACAG GTCGCAGTGACAGCGGTTGCTATGACGTATGATAAAGACCAGACTCAGGAGAAGCCAGCAGAAAAGCCCATCACCAAAG GGTGCATCGAGACTGAAGAGCAGCTACAGTTTCCCATGGAGTTGTGCGCAGACTCGTCATCCACCAACACTCAGCTGTCGTCCAAAATCTCAG gtgtCCAAGAGACTACCAACGTCTCATCTAGAG CTGCCTCCGTTGATTACGGTTCCTTTGCAGACAGATGCAGCACCTGGCTAGAGCTGCTTAGGCTGAAAGCTCACACCATAAGACGAGGATCAGTTAAGACAAGTAGGAGGACACAGTCTCTAGCACACTCTG TCTCATCGTTGGAGCGCTCCAGTCCGGTTCCTGATGGACGTTCGCGCTCACTGCGCTCCACCCGCGGGTTTGGAGGCAGTTCGGTCACCGTGGTGAAGATGACGCCGCTTTCCTTCCTGCCTGGGACACGCATCATTAAATACCTTGGgatcatcaacatgttttttatcagagagacaacatcgCTGCGGGAG GAAGGTGGTGTCAGTGGCTTCCTCCATTCATTCATAGCAGAAGTGTTTGCGATGGTTCGAGCTCATGTAGCAGCCCTGGGTGGGAATGCAGTAGTGTCCTACAGCAtgaaagagtgtgtgtttatggaaaATCCAAACAAGAACCAG GCTCAGTGTCTCATCAATGTGAGTGGTGATGCTGTCATCTGTGTCAGGGAAACCGACCAGGAGCCCGTACCCTCAAATATCGGACAGACCTGCACGAGCGAAACAGACGGGGCTACATGA
- the c2cd5 gene encoding C2 domain-containing protein 5 isoform X9, with product MPGKLKAKIVAGRHLPVMDRASDLTDAFVEVKFGNTTFKTDVCPKSLNPQWNSEWFKFEVDDEDLQDEPLQVTVLDHDTYSANDAIGKVYIDIDPLLCNEAASVISGWFPIYDTIHGIRGEINVLVKVELFNDLNRFRQSSCGVKFFCTTSIPRCYRAAMVHGFVEELVVNEDPEYQWIDRIRTPRASNEARQRLISLMSGELQRKIGLKVLEMGGNAVVGYLQCFDLEGESGLVVRAIGTACTLDKLSSGSAPNTATHTHPNTAPASNACNSPSKDGKESPLAHGCRSTHNSPVHSACSAQRLSQNFSVSVPTLIFTGMGSGGSAGKEAGPLKTLLRQQTQTALEQREFPFFTLTSFPPGFLVHVGGVVSARSVKLLDRIHNPALGNTRSYKLLDWNSVTADEPETRDAWWEEIRQEIKSHAKALGCHAVVGYSESTSICEEVCILSASGTAAILNPRYMREGCLDIGIVDHRFEDPSPPSCGFCHIPYDELNMPFPTQLTYCYHCRRQKVPDVLFTTIDLPPEAAVTGKGCLIQARLCRLKKKAQGEVNATAISNLLPFMEYELHTQLMNKLKLRSMNALFGLRIQISIGENMLLGLASATGVYLTALPAPGGIQIAGKTPGDLSNEHHILTIQKRINDTIAKNKEIYQINPPKLFALDPEVFCGTNMELTEEVVGSPIPEPRQRSRLFRSHSESSDEVSELDLSHGKKDAFVLEIDDTDAVEDIHSLLTDATIPTGFNSCNTEIMPGIYNWTSAVQMFTSVRVFRLSNANLTNQGLNKIFTDLCENLLKSFYFKLRSMIPCCLCHLNFTVAVPEEELIQVAVTAVAMTYDKDQTQEKPAEKPITKGCIETEEQLQFPMELCADSSSTNTQLSSKISGVQETTNVSSRAASVDYGSFADRCSTWLELLRLKAHTIRRGSVKTSRRTQSLAHSVSSLERSSPVPDGRSRSLRSTRGFGGSSVTVVKMTPLSFLPGTRIIKYLGIINMFFIRETTSLREEGGVSGFLHSFIAEVFAMVRAHVAALGGNAVVSYSMKECVFMENPNKNQAQCLINVSGDAVICVRETDQEPVPSNIGQTCTSETDGAT from the exons ATGCCTGGGAAACTGAAGGCCAAAATTGTGGCAGGGCGCCACTTGCCTGTGATGGACAGAGCCAGTGACCTTACTGACGCATTTGTAGAG GTTAAGTTTGGAAACACAACTTTCAAAACTGATGTCTGTCCCAAGTCTCTCAATCCACAGTGGAACTCGGAGTGGTTCAAATTTGAG GTCGATGATGAGGATTTGCAGGACGAGCCATTGCAGGTCACAGTGTTGGACCACGATACTTACAGTGCTAATGATGCCATAGGGAAAGTTTACATTGACATCGACCCGCTGCTGTGCAATGAGGCTGCTTCTGTCATCTCTGGCTGGTTTCCGATCTATGATACCATCCACG GTATCCGAGGGGAGATCAATGTCCTTGTCAAAGTGGAGCTTTTTAATGATTTGAACCGATTCAGACAGTCTTCCTGCGGAGTCAAGTTCTTCTGCA CCACATCCATACCACGGTGCTACCGGGCAGCGATGGTGCACGGATTTGTGGAGGAACTTGTGGTGAATGAAGATCCAGAGTACCAGTGGATTGACCGCATTAGAACTCCTCGGGCCTCCAATGAGGCCCGTCAGAGGCTTATTTCTCTTATGTCTG GAGAGCTGCAGAGGAAAATAGGGCTTAAGGTACTGGAGATGGGCGGGAACGCAGTGGTGGGCTACTTGCAGTGTTTTGACCTGGAGGGAGAGTCTGGCCTAGTGGTTCGGGCTATAGGTACTGCCTGCACATTGGACAAACTCAGCTCTGGAAGTGCCCCCAACACTGCCACACATACGCACCCTAACACAGCCCCTGCCTCCAATGCCTGTAATTCCCCTTCAAAGGATGGAAAGGA GTCTCCTCTTGCCCATGGATGCCGCTCCACCCACAACAGCCCAGTGCATTCAGCCTGCAGCGCCCAGAGACTGTCCCAGaacttctctgtctctgttcccACTCTCATCTTCACTG GAATGGGCAGCGGGGGCAGCGCTGGGAAGGAGGCTGGGCCTCTGAAGACCCTGCTCAGACAACAGACGCAGACGGCTCTCGAGCAGAGG GAGTTCCCCTTCTTCACCTTGACGTCTTTCCCACCTGGTTTTCTGGTTCATGTGGGTGGAGTGGTCAGCGCTCGCTCTGTCAAACTGCTGGACCGTATACACAACCCTG CCTTGGGTAACACGCGCTCATACAAACTGCTAGACTGGAATAGTGTCACTGCAG aTGAGCCAGAGACTCGCGATGCCTGGTGGGAGGAGATTCGTCAGGAGATCAAATCTCATGCCAAAGCTCTTGGTTGCCATGCTGTTGTGGGGTACAGCGAGAGCACTAGCATCTG CGAGGAGGTGTGTATCCTGTCAGCATCAGGCACAGCAGCCATCCTCAATCCTCGGTATATGCGTGAAGGCTGCCTAGACATCGGGATCGTCGACCACAG GTTTGAGGACCCGTCACCCCCGAGTTGTGGCTTCTGTCACATCCCGTATGATGAACTCAACATGCCCTTTCCAACCCAGCTCACCTACTGTTACCACTGCAGACGACAAAAG GTTCCTGATGTGCTGTTCACAACAATCGACCTGCCACCAGAGGCAGCTGTCACAGGGAAGGGCTGCCTTATCCAggccag GCTGTGTCGTCTGAAAAAGAAGGCTCAGGGTGAAGTGAATGCAACGGCCATCTCCAACCTGCTGCCCTTCATGGAATACGAGCTCCACACTCAGCTGatgaacaaactgaagctgcgaAGCATGAACGCTCTGTTTGGCTTACGCATCCAGATCAGTATCGGAGAGAACATGCTCCTGGGGCTGGCT TCTGCTACAGGAGTCTACCTGACAGCCCTACCGGCACCTGGGGGCATCCAGATAGCAGGAAAGACTCCGGGTGACCTGAGCAATGAGCACCACATCCTGACCATCCAGAAACGGATCAATGACACCATAGCCAAGAACAAAGAGATCTATCAAATAAACCCTCCG AAATTATTTGCCCTGGACCCTGAGGTGTTCTGCGGCACAAACATG GAGCTGACAGAGGAAGTGGTGGGCTCTCCGATTCCTGAGCCAAGGCAACGTTCCAGACTTTTCCGCTCACACTCGGAAAGCTCAGACGAAGTGTCAGAACTGGACCTCTCACATGGAAAGAAGGATGCCTTTGTCCTGGAG ATTGATGACACTGATGCTGTGGAGGACATCCACTCCCTCCTCACTGATGCTACGATCCCCACAG GGTTCAACAGCTGCAACACTGAGATCATGCCTGGAATCTACAACTGGACATCAGCAGTTCAG ATGTTTACATCAGTGAGGGTCTTTAGGTTGAGTAATGCCAATCTCACTAACCAAGGCTTGAACAAGATCTTCACCGACCTATGTGAGAATCTGCTGAAG AGTTTTTACTTCAAGCTGCGCTCTATGATCCCCTGCTGTCTTTGTCATCTCAACTTTACCGTAGCAGTGCCAGAAGAAGAACTTATACAG GTCGCAGTGACAGCGGTTGCTATGACGTATGATAAAGACCAGACTCAGGAGAAGCCAGCAGAAAAGCCCATCACCAAAG GGTGCATCGAGACTGAAGAGCAGCTACAGTTTCCCATGGAGTTGTGCGCAGACTCGTCATCCACCAACACTCAGCTGTCGTCCAAAATCTCAG gtgtCCAAGAGACTACCAACGTCTCATCTAGAG CTGCCTCCGTTGATTACGGTTCCTTTGCAGACAGATGCAGCACCTGGCTAGAGCTGCTTAGGCTGAAAGCTCACACCATAAGACGAGGATCAGTTAAGACAAGTAGGAGGACACAGTCTCTAGCACACTCTG TCTCATCGTTGGAGCGCTCCAGTCCGGTTCCTGATGGACGTTCGCGCTCACTGCGCTCCACCCGCGGGTTTGGAGGCAGTTCGGTCACCGTGGTGAAGATGACGCCGCTTTCCTTCCTGCCTGGGACACGCATCATTAAATACCTTGGgatcatcaacatgttttttatcagagagacaacatcgCTGCGGGAG GAAGGTGGTGTCAGTGGCTTCCTCCATTCATTCATAGCAGAAGTGTTTGCGATGGTTCGAGCTCATGTAGCAGCCCTGGGTGGGAATGCAGTAGTGTCCTACAGCAtgaaagagtgtgtgtttatggaaaATCCAAACAAGAACCAG GCTCAGTGTCTCATCAATGTGAGTGGTGATGCTGTCATCTGTGTCAGGGAAACCGACCAGGAGCCCGTACCCTCAAATATCGGACAGACCTGCACGAGCGAAACAGACGGGGCTACATGA